In Nocardia sp. NBC_01327, the genomic stretch AGGAAGTACGAGGTGTCGATCTCGGCCATGGTGAGCACGCCCTCGCCCGCCAGCCGCACCTGCACCCAGTCGTTGTCCTTATCGCGGCGGCGCGCGGTCTCCCAGCCGCCGCCCATGGACTGCGCCCGACCGGGCAGCAGCACATTCTGCGGATGCGAATAGAAGCGATTGGAGCAATCCGCCACCAGGCCACCGTTTTCCAGCGCCGCCAGATCGAACGGACCAGTATCCAGCCAGCGTAGATCGGGCGTGGCCACACCGTGCACCCGCAGCCGGGCCACACCGCCGTCCGGGAACATGCGCAGGCGCACATGGGTGAACCGGCGCTTCGAATCGACGGGGAAGGGGTTGCGGCTGTCACCGCCGACCGCGCTGCGCTGAACAATGGAGGTCCAGCCGTCCAGCGCGGCAATCTCCTCGGCGGACGGATAACCCTGCACCGCAATGGCTTCCACCGAAACCTCGGGCGGGTAATTGCCCTTGAACCAGGCGGTGTCGACCACGATGCCCGCGATCACACCGGGCACGCCCAGTCGCACGATGGCGGTATCGCAGTCATCGGGTTCCGGGGCATCCCCGGCCTCGTCGCGCCGCCGCCGGGTCTCCCAGCCGTCGTACACCTGGCCCTTGTGACCGAAGGTGGCGGGCTGATAGGTGGAATCCTCCGGCCGGACCAGATTCTCCTTCTCCGCGAAGGATTCGTCATTGGCCCAGATCACCGCACCGCCGAGGGAGCGGACGGCCAGATCGGGCAGGAGGGTGAAATCAGTCGTATCTGCGGTCATAGCGAGGGCATTTTCCTTTCGCGCAACTGATGTAGAACATCGACGGTGGCGGCCGGTATCAGCGCCGTCACTTCGTCGGGATCGAAAGCGCCGCAATCCAATCCGCGCAGCACCACGGTCGCGAGGGCCTGGGCGGTGGCGGGTTCGTCGACCACCGCGCCGCCCTGACGATCCAGATAGCGGCCGATGCGCGGCGCGGCGACCTCGAGTGCGGTGCGGTAGAAGGCGAAGGTGGCCAGCCAGCGGGTGGCCAGATGCCCGGCGCCCATATCCCAGCCCTGGTAGTACCCGCGTTCGAGCGAGCGGGTGACCAGGCGGTAGTGCCGGGCCAGGGCCGCGCGCACCTCGTCATCGGTGCCCATCGGCAGTACCTGGGTGGAGCCGTCGCACACCCAGACGCCGGTCTGCGCGGCCGCGGCCTGCATGACCGCCTTCGCGTGATCGGCCACCGGATGCTCCAGCGACTGGAACTGCGGGGCGATACCGCAGGCGGCGCTGTAATCGTATGTGCCGTAGTGCAATCCGGTGCAGCGCCCGGCCGAGCGATGAATGGCCTGCGCCACCGTCGCGGTGCCGTCGGCGGCGATCACGGCCTGCGGACTCTCGATCTGCAGCTCGAACTTCAGCGACTGCTCGGGCAGCCCGTGCGCGGATTCGATTGCCTGACACAGCAGTACGGCCGCCTCGGCCTGATCGGCCGAGCGGATCTTCGGAATGGTGAAGACGAATCCGGCCGGCACCCCGCTCGCGCCCTCGAGCACCTTCTCCAGAGTGCGCACGGCGCGCGCCCATTCGAGCGTGGTGAGGCCCTTCATGCGAATACCGCGCGAGACCACCTCGGCGGGCAGGGCGGCGAGCACCGCCCCGGCGCGCAGCGCGTCGCGATCCTCCACCTCATCACCGCGGGTGCCGTACCCGTCCTCGAAATCCAGGCGCAGATCCTGGATCGGGCGCCGGCGCAGCGCGGTGAGCGCCCGCGACAGCACCTCCTCACCGGCCAGTTCGGTCAGCACCGCACTGTGCTTCCCGGCCAGTTCGACGGCCGTCGCACCCCATTCGCGCGGGAGCTCGGGGGTGGCATCGGCCGCGCTCACATAGACGGTGTGGATCGGCTGACCCGCCCGATCGCCCGGATATCGCTGTGCCAACTCGGAATCGACGGCCTGCAGGCGGCTCTCGATATCGCCCAGTACATACGGGGGCAGGGTCACGAACGCGCCTCCTCGGCATCGGTGGAGAATCCGGCCAGCAGGCCGGTGTAGTGCTTGGGCAGCGGGGTCGCGTACTCCCCGCGCCCGGATTTACGCAGTCCCATGGTGACCAGCGACTGCACGGTCAGCGTGGCCGCGGCGACACCGTCGATCACCGGCACCCCGACCTCGCGGGTCAGGTATTCGCACAGATCCGCCATGCCCGCGCAGCCCAGCACGATGGCATCGGAATTGTCCGTGTGCACGGCCTCCCGGCAGGCATCGACGATCACCGTGCGGGCCTTGGGGTCCTCCAGCTCCAGCACCGGAATCTCGCAGGCGTGGATGCCGAGGCAGAACCGCTGCATGCCGTAGCGTTCGGCCAGCTCCGCGGCCCGGCCGGAGGTGCGGGCCAGGGTGGTCACCACGCTGAAGCCGCGCCCGAGATGGCTCGCGGCCTGCATGGCGGCCTCGGCAATGCCGATCACCGGCCCGCGGGCCAGCTCGCGCGCCGCGTCGAGGCCGGGATCGCCGAAGCAGGAGATCACATAGCCGTCCACGCCCTCGGTCTCGCCGCGGGCGATCTCGGTGAGCAGGCCGGGGATGGAAAGCGCCTCGTCGTAATGGCTTTCGATGGAGGCCGGACCCATGGCGGGGGTAATGCCCTCGACCAGGGTCCCGGGTGCGGCCACCGCGCGGGCGGCGGCCGCGGCCAGATCGGTCATGGCCACGGTGGTATTGGGATTGATGACTCGAATTCGCATGGATCTCACCGAGTTTCGAATACAGGGCCGGACGGGTGCATACCGGTGATCTTGCCGGAGTCCGGCGTCGGGAACACGGCGGCGAACGGGCCGGCCGTCGCGATCGTGCCGCTGATCCGCCAGCTGCCGCGCCGCGGATTCCTGTCAGGCACGTCGCACATCCGATCTCATGGGTCCGACCTTCGGAAACAAAGGTGTTCGCGATGCTATCGAGC encodes the following:
- a CDS encoding aspartate/glutamate racemase family protein gives rise to the protein MRIRVINPNTTVAMTDLAAAAARAVAAPGTLVEGITPAMGPASIESHYDEALSIPGLLTEIARGETEGVDGYVISCFGDPGLDAARELARGPVIGIAEAAMQAASHLGRGFSVVTTLARTSGRAAELAERYGMQRFCLGIHACEIPVLELEDPKARTVIVDACREAVHTDNSDAIVLGCAGMADLCEYLTREVGVPVIDGVAAATLTVQSLVTMGLRKSGRGEYATPLPKHYTGLLAGFSTDAEEARS
- the alc gene encoding allantoicase, with product MTADTTDFTLLPDLAVRSLGGAVIWANDESFAEKENLVRPEDSTYQPATFGHKGQVYDGWETRRRRDEAGDAPEPDDCDTAIVRLGVPGVIAGIVVDTAWFKGNYPPEVSVEAIAVQGYPSAEEIAALDGWTSIVQRSAVGGDSRNPFPVDSKRRFTHVRLRMFPDGGVARLRVHGVATPDLRWLDTGPFDLAALENGGLVADCSNRFYSHPQNVLLPGRAQSMGGGWETARRRDKDNDWVQVRLAGEGVLTMAEIDTSYFLFNSPGAAALTGIRADGSEVELLPRTVIRPDTRHRFAIDSDDAVVEVRLDAFPDGGLARLRLYGNLTEAARARLAAEQENNA
- a CDS encoding DUF6986 family protein; translation: MTLPPYVLGDIESRLQAVDSELAQRYPGDRAGQPIHTVYVSAADATPELPREWGATAVELAGKHSAVLTELAGEEVLSRALTALRRRPIQDLRLDFEDGYGTRGDEVEDRDALRAGAVLAALPAEVVSRGIRMKGLTTLEWARAVRTLEKVLEGASGVPAGFVFTIPKIRSADQAEAAVLLCQAIESAHGLPEQSLKFELQIESPQAVIAADGTATVAQAIHRSAGRCTGLHYGTYDYSAACGIAPQFQSLEHPVADHAKAVMQAAAAQTGVWVCDGSTQVLPMGTDDEVRAALARHYRLVTRSLERGYYQGWDMGAGHLATRWLATFAFYRTALEVAAPRIGRYLDRQGGAVVDEPATAQALATVVLRGLDCGAFDPDEVTALIPAATVDVLHQLRERKMPSL